The Ranitomeya imitator isolate aRanImi1 chromosome 3, aRanImi1.pri, whole genome shotgun sequence genome has a window encoding:
- the RNF41 gene encoding E3 ubiquitin-protein ligase NRDP1, whose amino-acid sequence MGYDVTRFQGDVDEDLICPICSGVLEEPVQAPHCEHAFCNACITQWFSQQQTCPVDRSVVTVAHLRPVPRIMRNMLSKLQITCDNAVFGCTTIVRLDNLMSHLNDCEHNPKRPVTCEQGCGLEMPKDELPNHNCIKHLRSVVQQQQTRIGELEKSAAENKHQLSEQKRDIQLLKAYMRAIRSANPNLQNLEETIEYNEILEWVNSLQPARVTRWGGMISTPDAVLQAVIKRSLVESGCPASIVNELIENAHERNWPQGLATLETRQMNRRYYENYVAKRIPGKQAVVVMACENQHMGEDMVLEPGLVMIFAHGVEEI is encoded by the exons GCTCCTCACTGTGAACATgccttttgcaatgcctgcatcacCCAGTGGTTCTCCCAGCAGCAGACCTGTCCCGTGGACCGCAGTGTGGTTACAGTAGCACATCTCCGGCCGGTCCCTCGCATCATGCGGAATATGCTCTCAAAGCTCCAAATCACATGTGACAACGCTGTTTTTGGCTGTACCACCATTGTGCGACTGGACAACCTCATGTCTCACCTTAACGACTGTGAACATAATCCAAAGCGACCAGTGACATGTGAGCAGGGATGTGG tctgGAAATGCCCAAagatgaattaccaaatcataactgcATAAAACATCTCCGCTCTGTAGTACAGCAGCAGCAAACTCGTATAGGGGAGCTagaaaaatctgcagcagagaataAACACCAACTATCTGAACAG AAACGGGACATTCAACTCTTAAAGGCGTACATGAGAGCGATCCGCAGTGCCAACCCAAACCTACAGAACTTAGAGGAAACTATAGAGTATAATGAAATTCTCGA GTGGGTGAACTCCTTACAGCCGGCACGTGTGACTCGCTGGGGAGGCATGATCTCCACGCCGGATGCGGTGTTGCAAGCTGTCATCAAGCGTTCTTTAGTGGAAAGTGGCTGCCCAGCGTCCATAGTAAATGAGCTGATAGAGAATGCCCATGAACGCAACTGGCCGCAAGGTTTGGCTACTCTTGAGACAAGGCAAATGAATCGGCGGTATTATGAGAACTATGTGGCAAAACGAATCCCAGGAAAGCAGGCTGTGGTGGTGATGGCCTGTGAGAACCAACACATGGGCGAGGACATGGTTTTAGAACCAGGGTTGGTGATGATATTTGCTCATGGGGTTGAAGAAATTTAA